One region of Thunnus albacares chromosome 8, fThuAlb1.1, whole genome shotgun sequence genomic DNA includes:
- the ptpn2a gene encoding tyrosine-protein phosphatase non-receptor type 2a isoform X3 — MVEEAQRAYILSQGPLRNTCGHFWLMIWEQCSKAVIMLNRVIEKGSEKCAQYWPTTEELQMSFTDTGFVVRLLSEEDQSYYTIRVLELQNTKTGESREIYHFHYTTWPDFGVPESPASFLNFLFKVRESGSLGSEHGPSVVHCSAGIGRSGTFALVDTCLVLMDRRKNPSSVDIQKVLLDMREYRMGLIQTPDQLRFSYMAVIEGANLILTDNSAQQNKQGVMSQDDSEPDLPPPPPPPRPHLNDSRPNGQPGPCLLPAASEDDLPAEEPASLDHHEAENTGHVRKRHREERIASTSQKVQQMKQRLTDSERKREKWLYWRPILLNVGTGAALAVGLLVCWMYSQ; from the exons ATGGTGGAAGAAGCCCAAAGAGCTTACATTCTTTCTCAG GGGCCTTTAAGGAATACCTGTGGTCATTTCTGGCTGATGATTTGGGAGCAGTGTTCCAAAGCTGTTATAATGCTCAACAGAGTCATTGAAAAGGGATCT GAAAAGTGTGCACAGTACTGGCCGACCACAGAGGAGTTACAGATGTCTTTCACGGACACAGGGTTTGTTGTCAGGCTACTGTCAGAGGAAGACCAGTCCTATTACACAATCCGAGTGCTAGAACTGCAGAACACAAAG ACAGGAGAGTCGAGGGAGATCTACCACTTTCACTACACCACGTGGCCTGACTTTGGCGTTCCTGAATCTCCCGCCTCCTTCCTCAACTTCCTCTTCAAGGTTCGGGAGTCCGGCTCGCTTGGCTCAGAGCATGGGCCCTCAGTGGTGCACTGCAGCGCAGGGATTGGACGCTCAGGGACCTTCGCCTTGGTGGACACATGCCTGGTCCTG ATGGACAGAAGGAAGAACCCATCATCAGTGGACATACAGAAGGTGCTACTGGATATGAGGGAATACCGCATGGGTCTGATCCAGACCCCCGACCAGCTCCGCTTCTCCTACATGGCTGTCATCGAGGGAGCCAATCTCATCCTGACAGACAATTCAGCACAG CAGAACAAGCAGGGAGTGATGTCCCAAGATGACTCGGAGCCAGATCTGCCCCCACCGCCACCTCCACCCAGACCTCACCTCAATGACAGCAGGCCCAACGGCCAGCCAGGACCCTGCCTGCTGCCGGCTGCCTCAGAAGACGACCTGCCTGCAGAGGAGCCAGCCAGCCTTGACCACCACGAGGCAGAAAACACTGGACA TGTCCGAAAGCGACACCGTGAGGAGAGGATTGCCAGCACCTCGCAGAAGGTCCAGCAGATGAAACAGAGACTGACCGactcagagaggaaaagagagaagtgGCTGTACTGGAGACCCATTCTGCTTAACGTCGGCACCGGGGCAGCTCTGGCTGTCGGCCTGCTGGTGTGCTGGATGTACTCCCAGTGA
- the ptpn2a gene encoding tyrosine-protein phosphatase non-receptor type 2a isoform X2 has translation MQQEFEDIDSSGRWQNLYNEIRNQAGEYPYRVAKLPVNRNLNRYRDVSPYDHSRVKLENSENDYINASLVMVEEAQRAYILSQGPLRNTCGHFWLMIWEQCSKAVIMLNRVIEKGSEKCAQYWPTTEELQMSFTDTGFVVRLLSEEDQSYYTIRVLELQNTKTGESREIYHFHYTTWPDFGVPESPASFLNFLFKVRESGSLGSEHGPSVVHCSAGIGRSGTFALVDTCLVLMDRRKNPSSVDIQKVLLDMREYRMGLIQTPDQLRFSYMAVIEGANLILTDNSAQNKQGVMSQDDSEPDLPPPPPPPRPHLNDSRPNGQPGPCLLPAASEDDLPAEEPASLDHHEAENTGHVRKRHREERIASTSQKVQQMKQRLTDSERKREKWLYWRPILLNVGTGAALAVGLLVCWMYSQ, from the exons ATGCAGCAGGAATTTGAAGACATCGACTCGTCCGGCAGATGGCAAAACCTTTACAAC gaaatccgtAACCAAGCTGGTGAATATCCTTACAGAGTGGCAAAACTTCCAGTCAATAGGAATTTGAACCGCTACAGAGATGTCAGCCCAT ATGATCACAGTCGGGTCAAACTTGAAAACTCTGAAAATGACTACATCAATGCTAGTTTAGTCATGGTGGAAGAAGCCCAAAGAGCTTACATTCTTTCTCAG GGGCCTTTAAGGAATACCTGTGGTCATTTCTGGCTGATGATTTGGGAGCAGTGTTCCAAAGCTGTTATAATGCTCAACAGAGTCATTGAAAAGGGATCT GAAAAGTGTGCACAGTACTGGCCGACCACAGAGGAGTTACAGATGTCTTTCACGGACACAGGGTTTGTTGTCAGGCTACTGTCAGAGGAAGACCAGTCCTATTACACAATCCGAGTGCTAGAACTGCAGAACACAAAG ACAGGAGAGTCGAGGGAGATCTACCACTTTCACTACACCACGTGGCCTGACTTTGGCGTTCCTGAATCTCCCGCCTCCTTCCTCAACTTCCTCTTCAAGGTTCGGGAGTCCGGCTCGCTTGGCTCAGAGCATGGGCCCTCAGTGGTGCACTGCAGCGCAGGGATTGGACGCTCAGGGACCTTCGCCTTGGTGGACACATGCCTGGTCCTG ATGGACAGAAGGAAGAACCCATCATCAGTGGACATACAGAAGGTGCTACTGGATATGAGGGAATACCGCATGGGTCTGATCCAGACCCCCGACCAGCTCCGCTTCTCCTACATGGCTGTCATCGAGGGAGCCAATCTCATCCTGACAGACAATTCAGCACAG AACAAGCAGGGAGTGATGTCCCAAGATGACTCGGAGCCAGATCTGCCCCCACCGCCACCTCCACCCAGACCTCACCTCAATGACAGCAGGCCCAACGGCCAGCCAGGACCCTGCCTGCTGCCGGCTGCCTCAGAAGACGACCTGCCTGCAGAGGAGCCAGCCAGCCTTGACCACCACGAGGCAGAAAACACTGGACA TGTCCGAAAGCGACACCGTGAGGAGAGGATTGCCAGCACCTCGCAGAAGGTCCAGCAGATGAAACAGAGACTGACCGactcagagaggaaaagagagaagtgGCTGTACTGGAGACCCATTCTGCTTAACGTCGGCACCGGGGCAGCTCTGGCTGTCGGCCTGCTGGTGTGCTGGATGTACTCCCAGTGA
- the ptpn2a gene encoding tyrosine-protein phosphatase non-receptor type 2a isoform X1 produces the protein MQQEFEDIDSSGRWQNLYNEIRNQAGEYPYRVAKLPVNRNLNRYRDVSPYDHSRVKLENSENDYINASLVMVEEAQRAYILSQGPLRNTCGHFWLMIWEQCSKAVIMLNRVIEKGSEKCAQYWPTTEELQMSFTDTGFVVRLLSEEDQSYYTIRVLELQNTKTGESREIYHFHYTTWPDFGVPESPASFLNFLFKVRESGSLGSEHGPSVVHCSAGIGRSGTFALVDTCLVLMDRRKNPSSVDIQKVLLDMREYRMGLIQTPDQLRFSYMAVIEGANLILTDNSAQQNKQGVMSQDDSEPDLPPPPPPPRPHLNDSRPNGQPGPCLLPAASEDDLPAEEPASLDHHEAENTGHVRKRHREERIASTSQKVQQMKQRLTDSERKREKWLYWRPILLNVGTGAALAVGLLVCWMYSQ, from the exons ATGCAGCAGGAATTTGAAGACATCGACTCGTCCGGCAGATGGCAAAACCTTTACAAC gaaatccgtAACCAAGCTGGTGAATATCCTTACAGAGTGGCAAAACTTCCAGTCAATAGGAATTTGAACCGCTACAGAGATGTCAGCCCAT ATGATCACAGTCGGGTCAAACTTGAAAACTCTGAAAATGACTACATCAATGCTAGTTTAGTCATGGTGGAAGAAGCCCAAAGAGCTTACATTCTTTCTCAG GGGCCTTTAAGGAATACCTGTGGTCATTTCTGGCTGATGATTTGGGAGCAGTGTTCCAAAGCTGTTATAATGCTCAACAGAGTCATTGAAAAGGGATCT GAAAAGTGTGCACAGTACTGGCCGACCACAGAGGAGTTACAGATGTCTTTCACGGACACAGGGTTTGTTGTCAGGCTACTGTCAGAGGAAGACCAGTCCTATTACACAATCCGAGTGCTAGAACTGCAGAACACAAAG ACAGGAGAGTCGAGGGAGATCTACCACTTTCACTACACCACGTGGCCTGACTTTGGCGTTCCTGAATCTCCCGCCTCCTTCCTCAACTTCCTCTTCAAGGTTCGGGAGTCCGGCTCGCTTGGCTCAGAGCATGGGCCCTCAGTGGTGCACTGCAGCGCAGGGATTGGACGCTCAGGGACCTTCGCCTTGGTGGACACATGCCTGGTCCTG ATGGACAGAAGGAAGAACCCATCATCAGTGGACATACAGAAGGTGCTACTGGATATGAGGGAATACCGCATGGGTCTGATCCAGACCCCCGACCAGCTCCGCTTCTCCTACATGGCTGTCATCGAGGGAGCCAATCTCATCCTGACAGACAATTCAGCACAG CAGAACAAGCAGGGAGTGATGTCCCAAGATGACTCGGAGCCAGATCTGCCCCCACCGCCACCTCCACCCAGACCTCACCTCAATGACAGCAGGCCCAACGGCCAGCCAGGACCCTGCCTGCTGCCGGCTGCCTCAGAAGACGACCTGCCTGCAGAGGAGCCAGCCAGCCTTGACCACCACGAGGCAGAAAACACTGGACA TGTCCGAAAGCGACACCGTGAGGAGAGGATTGCCAGCACCTCGCAGAAGGTCCAGCAGATGAAACAGAGACTGACCGactcagagaggaaaagagagaagtgGCTGTACTGGAGACCCATTCTGCTTAACGTCGGCACCGGGGCAGCTCTGGCTGTCGGCCTGCTGGTGTGCTGGATGTACTCCCAGTGA
- the seh1l gene encoding nucleoporin SEH1 isoform X2: MFVARSIAADHKDLIHDVSYDFHGRRMATCSSDQSVKVWDKSENGEWHCTASWKTHSGSVWRVTWAHPEFGQVLASCSFDRTAAVWEEIVGESNDKQRGLSHWIKRTTLVDSRTSVTDVKFAPKHMGLMLTTCSADGVVRIYEAPDVMNLSQWSLQHEISCKLSCSCISWNPSSSRAHPPMFAVGSDDSNVTYGGKVQIYEYNENTRKYAKAETLMTVTDAVHDIAFAPNLGRSFHVLAIATKDVRIFKLVPMRKESTSTGPTKFEVQIVAQFDNHNSQVWRVSWNITSTLLASSGDDGCVRLWKANYMDNWKCTGILKGDGSPLTGSSGQPTAMSTVVGSSLQTSQNALNGMSAGRIGKRAPFVPPLRQLTSPKIYQHPAYY, from the exons ATGTTTGTTGCCCGTAGTATTGCAGCAGATCATAAAGATCTCATTCACGATGTGTCGTATGATTTTCACGGCCGGAGAATGGCAACCTGCTCCAGTGACCAAAGTGTGAAG GTTTGGGACAAAAGTGAGAATGGAGAGTGGCACTGCACAGCCAGCTGGAAG acacacagtggaTCAGTGTGGAGAGTGACCTGGGCTCATCCAGAATTTGGGCAGGTTTTAGCTTCATGTTCCTTTGACAGAACAGCTGCTGTGTGGGAGGAGATTGTTGGAGAGTCAAATGACAAACAGAGAGGATTGAGCCACTGG ATCAAACGAACCACACTAGTGGACAGTAGAACTTCAGTGACAGATGTGAAGTTTGCCCCTAAACACATGGGCCTAATGTTGACCACCTGCTCTGCGGATGGAGTGGTGAGGATCTACGAGGCTCCTGACGTAATGAACCTGAGTCAGTGGTCCCTGCAGCATGAGATCTCCTGCAagctcagctgcagctgcaTCTCTTGGAATCCCTCCAG CTCTCGTGCCCACCCACCAATGTTTGCAGTGGGGAGTGACGACAGCAATGTAACGTACGGTGGGAAAGTTCAGATCTATGAGTACAATGAAAACACAAG GAAATATGCTAAAGCAGAGACCTTGATGACCGTCACAGATGCCGTGCATGACATTGCATTTGCTCCAAACCTGGGAAGATCATTCCACGTCCTCGCCATCGCAACAAAAGACGTCAGAATCTTTAAGCTTGTTCCTATGAG AAAGGAGAGCACATCTACAGGACCCACCAAGTTTGAGGTGCAGATTGTGGCTCAGTTTGACAACCATAACTCCCAGGTGTGGCGTGTGAGCTGGAACATCACCAGCACCCTGCTGGCCTCATCTGGGGATGATGGCTGTGTGCGCCTCTGGAAAG CTAACTACATGGACAACTGGAAGTGCACGGGCATCCTGAAGGGAGACGGCAGCCCACTGACCGGTTCATCTGGTCAGCCCACAGCCATGAGCACAGTGGTGGGCTCCTCCCTTCAGACCTCCCAGAATGCCCTGAATGGGATGTCTGCAGGAAG GATTGGCAAGAGAGCTCCCTTTGTCCCTCCCCTGCGGCAGCTGACTTCTCCAAAGATATACCAGCATCCTGCGTATTACTAA
- the seh1l gene encoding nucleoporin SEH1 isoform X1, with the protein MFVARSIAADHKDLIHDVSYDFHGRRMATCSSDQSVKVWDKSENGEWHCTASWKTHSGSVWRVTWAHPEFGQVLASCSFDRTAAVWEEIVGESNDKQRGLSHWIKRTTLVDSRTSVTDVKFAPKHMGLMLTTCSADGVVRIYEAPDVMNLSQWSLQHEISCKLSCSCISWNPSSSRAHPPMFAVGSDDSNVTYGGKVQIYEYNENTRKYAKAETLMTVTDAVHDIAFAPNLGRSFHVLAIATKDVRIFKLVPMRKESTSTGPTKFEVQIVAQFDNHNSQVWRVSWNITSTLLASSGDDGCVRLWKANYMDNWKCTGILKGDGSPLTGSSGQPTAMSTVVGSSLQTSQNALNGMSAGRYFFPPLDLPRAGSRYGHLLPPSSLIDYCDAEPVQPQQQAQPYRYFSRALVPLPEAEGQ; encoded by the exons ATGTTTGTTGCCCGTAGTATTGCAGCAGATCATAAAGATCTCATTCACGATGTGTCGTATGATTTTCACGGCCGGAGAATGGCAACCTGCTCCAGTGACCAAAGTGTGAAG GTTTGGGACAAAAGTGAGAATGGAGAGTGGCACTGCACAGCCAGCTGGAAG acacacagtggaTCAGTGTGGAGAGTGACCTGGGCTCATCCAGAATTTGGGCAGGTTTTAGCTTCATGTTCCTTTGACAGAACAGCTGCTGTGTGGGAGGAGATTGTTGGAGAGTCAAATGACAAACAGAGAGGATTGAGCCACTGG ATCAAACGAACCACACTAGTGGACAGTAGAACTTCAGTGACAGATGTGAAGTTTGCCCCTAAACACATGGGCCTAATGTTGACCACCTGCTCTGCGGATGGAGTGGTGAGGATCTACGAGGCTCCTGACGTAATGAACCTGAGTCAGTGGTCCCTGCAGCATGAGATCTCCTGCAagctcagctgcagctgcaTCTCTTGGAATCCCTCCAG CTCTCGTGCCCACCCACCAATGTTTGCAGTGGGGAGTGACGACAGCAATGTAACGTACGGTGGGAAAGTTCAGATCTATGAGTACAATGAAAACACAAG GAAATATGCTAAAGCAGAGACCTTGATGACCGTCACAGATGCCGTGCATGACATTGCATTTGCTCCAAACCTGGGAAGATCATTCCACGTCCTCGCCATCGCAACAAAAGACGTCAGAATCTTTAAGCTTGTTCCTATGAG AAAGGAGAGCACATCTACAGGACCCACCAAGTTTGAGGTGCAGATTGTGGCTCAGTTTGACAACCATAACTCCCAGGTGTGGCGTGTGAGCTGGAACATCACCAGCACCCTGCTGGCCTCATCTGGGGATGATGGCTGTGTGCGCCTCTGGAAAG CTAACTACATGGACAACTGGAAGTGCACGGGCATCCTGAAGGGAGACGGCAGCCCACTGACCGGTTCATCTGGTCAGCCCACAGCCATGAGCACAGTGGTGGGCTCCTCCCTTCAGACCTCCCAGAATGCCCTGAATGGGATGTCTGCAGGAAG GTATTTCTTTCCGCCTCTGGATCTTCCCAGAGCGGGGAGCAGATATGGTCACCTGctgcctccctcctccctcaTAGATTACTGTGATGCAGAGCCCGTTCAGCCTCAGCAACAAGCTCAACCCTACAGATACTTCTCTAGAGCACTTGTGCCCTTACCTGAGGCTGAAGGGCAGTAG